The uncultured Sphaerochaeta sp. genome includes a window with the following:
- a CDS encoding extracellular solute-binding protein codes for MKKMLLLMTISLVAIGMLFAGGAAETAAPAKAAVSYEVTEPITIEWWHALEQQYWPLVEEIVGDFNNSDSLVTVEAKYIGNYATVNETLVAAHAAGSGLPALTVANTPYVAEYGKGGLTEDLTPYIEATGYDIDDFGEGMIAATSFEGKQVTLPFLISTQVIYYNKTMADKEGIVIPKKIDDLDAFMKKASKVSSDGTTDRWAIIIPGWDQWYFEPMYLNSGVKIVNEDRVSTDLAGPISVDLTKKFQNWVNNGYTYWASGTSASSNMRQNFVDQKTFSVIHTSSLYNLYTGLIGDSFELGMAWLPAGDTKISEIGGSVLLIPAKNDQKTKNAAWEFLQYLIGKDVNMKWADGTGYIPTRNSVLSSSEGDEFLERKPAFKAIFDNLDEINPRIQHPGWNQLATIWKSYLDQIMIEGVDVESNLEYMAEEIDEVLADSE; via the coding sequence ATGAAAAAAATGCTACTTCTTATGACTATTTCATTAGTCGCAATAGGTATGCTCTTCGCCGGTGGTGCAGCAGAAACAGCCGCTCCTGCAAAAGCAGCTGTATCATACGAAGTAACCGAACCGATCACAATCGAATGGTGGCATGCTCTTGAGCAACAGTATTGGCCATTGGTCGAGGAAATTGTTGGAGATTTCAATAACAGCGATTCATTGGTTACTGTGGAAGCAAAATACATTGGTAACTATGCAACCGTAAACGAGACCTTGGTTGCTGCTCATGCAGCTGGAAGTGGTCTTCCCGCCCTTACTGTTGCAAACACTCCCTATGTTGCTGAATATGGTAAAGGTGGCCTTACGGAAGATCTTACCCCTTACATTGAAGCAACTGGGTATGATATCGACGACTTCGGCGAAGGTATGATTGCTGCAACCAGTTTTGAAGGGAAGCAAGTAACACTACCATTCCTTATTTCCACACAGGTTATTTACTACAACAAGACCATGGCGGACAAAGAAGGTATTGTTATTCCCAAGAAAATTGATGATCTTGATGCATTCATGAAGAAAGCAAGCAAGGTATCCAGCGATGGCACTACTGATCGCTGGGCGATCATCATCCCCGGTTGGGACCAGTGGTACTTTGAACCGATGTACCTCAATAGCGGTGTAAAGATTGTCAATGAAGATCGAGTAAGTACTGATCTTGCCGGTCCCATCTCTGTTGATCTCACCAAAAAATTCCAGAACTGGGTCAATAATGGATATACCTATTGGGCAAGTGGTACAAGTGCTTCTTCCAATATGAGACAGAATTTTGTCGATCAGAAGACATTCTCTGTTATTCATACCAGTAGCTTGTACAATCTCTATACCGGTTTGATTGGAGACAGCTTTGAACTCGGAATGGCTTGGCTTCCTGCCGGCGATACCAAGATAAGCGAGATTGGTGGAAGTGTTCTACTAATTCCTGCAAAGAATGACCAAAAGACCAAGAACGCTGCATGGGAATTCCTGCAGTACCTGATCGGTAAGGATGTTAACATGAAGTGGGCAGATGGCACTGGTTACATCCCAACGAGAAACTCAGTTCTTTCCAGTTCAGAAGGGGATGAGTTCTTGGAGAGAAAGCCTGCTTTCAAGGCAATTTTTGACAACCTTGATGAGATTAATCCAAGAATCCAGCATCCAGGTTGGAACCAATTGGCAACTATCTGGAAATCATATCTTGACCAGATTATGATCGAGGGTGTGGATGTAGAGTCCAATCTTGAATACATGGCTGAAGAGATTGATGAAGTTCTTGCAGACTCTGAGTAA
- a CDS encoding sugar ABC transporter permease yields the protein MKQRTPLQRRIESGKDFATVLPALLFLGLFIYYPVVQVVRISFTNWNLINDNYKYVGLKNWIWLFQGSGTKYLLNSLKVTALFTLGELTITIVGGMIFALIMNRITASFSVMRALVFLPKYVAMSSAAVVFIWILNTQNGILNFFIEQFGGERVNWLGDRNRALLSILMLTGWRTVGYGMMIYIASMRGISKNYYEAASIDGASKWIQFSRITLPLLSPTTLFLFVTTFISAMKVFQSVDVLTSGGPYRSTEVIVFMIYKYAMEDFRMDRASTIAVVFFLVLLAITAATMRISNKRVNYDA from the coding sequence ATGAAACAACGTACTCCACTACAACGACGTATAGAATCAGGAAAGGACTTTGCAACTGTTCTTCCTGCCTTACTTTTTTTAGGGCTGTTCATTTACTATCCAGTAGTACAGGTGGTAAGAATCAGTTTCACCAATTGGAATTTGATCAATGATAATTATAAATATGTGGGACTGAAGAACTGGATCTGGTTGTTTCAGGGATCTGGCACAAAGTATCTCTTGAATTCCTTGAAAGTGACTGCACTCTTTACCCTTGGAGAACTTACCATCACCATCGTTGGGGGTATGATCTTTGCGCTTATCATGAACCGAATCACTGCATCGTTTTCCGTCATGCGTGCTCTAGTATTTCTCCCAAAATATGTAGCTATGTCCAGCGCAGCAGTTGTCTTTATATGGATATTGAATACACAGAACGGTATTCTTAACTTTTTCATTGAACAATTCGGGGGAGAACGCGTCAATTGGCTGGGTGACCGAAACCGCGCCCTGCTGTCAATTCTTATGCTTACAGGATGGAGAACAGTTGGTTATGGCATGATGATCTATATTGCTTCAATGCGAGGTATCAGCAAGAACTACTATGAAGCGGCCTCAATAGATGGTGCAAGCAAGTGGATCCAATTTTCCAGAATCACACTGCCTCTTCTTTCTCCAACTACACTTTTCCTTTTTGTAACTACTTTTATCTCTGCTATGAAGGTATTCCAATCTGTTGATGTGCTTACTAGTGGCGGACCATACCGTTCCACTGAAGTAATTGTATTCATGATTTACAAGTATGCAATGGAAGATTTCCGGATGGATCGTGCATCCACCATTGCAGTAGTCTTCTTCCTCGTGCTGCTAGCTATCACCGCTGCTACGATGAGAATATCCAATAAGAGGGTGAACTATGATGCATGA